One window of Leguminivora glycinivorella isolate SPB_JAAS2020 chromosome 9, LegGlyc_1.1, whole genome shotgun sequence genomic DNA carries:
- the LOC125229643 gene encoding uncharacterized protein LOC125229643 isoform X1: MIRDSESETDVDMQTSSQNESNVNIISNIKISGLSIFLNLGEVSDNEVVSISDLNSIDPVRLDQGTEDYPELLNKEKKPRKKRRRACRNLTLTQNLDSETDTQDFSPSDGSDFAPDSASRFSDDSMQFTIT; this comes from the exons ATGATTCGGGATTCTGAATCTGAAACTGATGTCGATATGCAG ACAAGTTCGCAAAATGAGAGCAACGTAAATATAATCTCTAATATAAAGATTTCAGGATTATCAATATTTCTAAATTTAGGCGAAGTTTCTGACAATGAAGTAGTCTCCATATCAGATTTAAATTCAATCGACCCTGTGCGCCTTGACcag GGGACAGAGGATTATCCGGAATTATTAAACAAAGAGAAGAAACCAAGAAAAAAGCGAAGAAGGGCATGTCGCAACTTAACTTTAACCCAAAACCTCGATTCCGAAACTGATACACAAGATTTTTCTCCCAGTGATGGCTCAGATTTTGCCCCGGATTCAGCCAGTCGATTTAGTGATGACTCAATGCAATTTACTATTACTTAG
- the LOC125229643 gene encoding uncharacterized protein LOC125229643 isoform X3: MIRDSESETDVDMQGTEDYPELLNKEKKPRKKRRRACRNLTLTQNLDSETDTQDFSPSDGSDFAPDSASRFSDDSMQFTIT; encoded by the exons ATGATTCGGGATTCTGAATCTGAAACTGATGTCGATATGCAG GGGACAGAGGATTATCCGGAATTATTAAACAAAGAGAAGAAACCAAGAAAAAAGCGAAGAAGGGCATGTCGCAACTTAACTTTAACCCAAAACCTCGATTCCGAAACTGATACACAAGATTTTTCTCCCAGTGATGGCTCAGATTTTGCCCCGGATTCAGCCAGTCGATTTAGTGATGACTCAATGCAATTTACTATTACTTAG
- the LOC125229643 gene encoding uncharacterized protein LOC125229643 isoform X2 has product MIRDSESETDVDMQISGLSIFLNLGEVSDNEVVSISDLNSIDPVRLDQGTEDYPELLNKEKKPRKKRRRACRNLTLTQNLDSETDTQDFSPSDGSDFAPDSASRFSDDSMQFTIT; this is encoded by the exons ATGATTCGGGATTCTGAATCTGAAACTGATGTCGATATGCAG ATTTCAGGATTATCAATATTTCTAAATTTAGGCGAAGTTTCTGACAATGAAGTAGTCTCCATATCAGATTTAAATTCAATCGACCCTGTGCGCCTTGACcag GGGACAGAGGATTATCCGGAATTATTAAACAAAGAGAAGAAACCAAGAAAAAAGCGAAGAAGGGCATGTCGCAACTTAACTTTAACCCAAAACCTCGATTCCGAAACTGATACACAAGATTTTTCTCCCAGTGATGGCTCAGATTTTGCCCCGGATTCAGCCAGTCGATTTAGTGATGACTCAATGCAATTTACTATTACTTAG